One genomic segment of Acidobacteriota bacterium includes these proteins:
- a CDS encoding CocE/NonD family hydrolase: MALRIERNVTVTMRDGVRLGTDVYRPADVPGPLPALLERTPYGKQDLERMRRAERYAEHGYAVVVQDCRGCHSSEGDLVFLVNEPFDGYDAVEWTARQEWCDGKVGTYGTSYVAWTQSTLATQNPPHLACMIPTMGGWNAYTSSVRQGGAYELRFLAWAFWHSVNHGNAATRAQPWVQEGLASGPDFRHWLRRLPLRRGQSQLALLPGYERWALELVRRGDYDEFWKQPGFAIEEFLEQHSDVPILLIGGWYDSYTRATLEAFQTLRRAKKGPVKVVMGPWVHGTYTTEEQISGDVDLGPEAPLESLDRLHLDWFDQWLKGRETAAARMPAVRWFLMGGGSGRRTRLGNLDHGGHWREGDGWPLPLAAPTPYYLHPDRTLSPEPSERKESSTSYSYDPRRPVPTIGGNFSSLSYVHPWPDGVRPESVPTPTMVETVTPAGGFDQTEGPDFFGCTPPYLPLGSRPDVLVFETSPLEEDLEIAGPIEVELWVSSSARDTDFTAKLIDVYPPGPDYPLGYALNLSDSIVRIRYREGGGTARHLEPGEVASITIVLYPTANVFRKGHRIRLDVSSSNFPRFDVNPNTGEPLGRERSWTIARNTVFHDRSRPSHVTLPLLVR; the protein is encoded by the coding sequence ATGGCCCTGAGGATCGAACGAAACGTCACGGTCACGATGCGGGACGGTGTCCGTCTGGGAACCGACGTCTACCGCCCCGCCGATGTCCCGGGACCCCTGCCGGCCCTCCTGGAACGGACCCCCTACGGCAAGCAGGACCTGGAGCGGATGCGGCGGGCCGAGCGATACGCCGAGCATGGCTATGCCGTCGTGGTCCAGGACTGCCGGGGCTGCCATTCCTCCGAGGGAGACCTGGTCTTTCTGGTCAACGAACCTTTCGACGGCTACGACGCCGTGGAGTGGACCGCCCGTCAGGAGTGGTGCGACGGAAAAGTGGGAACGTACGGCACCTCCTACGTGGCCTGGACCCAGAGCACCCTGGCCACGCAGAACCCCCCTCATCTGGCCTGCATGATCCCCACCATGGGTGGCTGGAACGCCTACACCAGCTCGGTTCGCCAGGGCGGCGCCTACGAGCTCCGCTTTCTGGCCTGGGCCTTCTGGCACTCCGTCAATCACGGGAACGCCGCAACCAGGGCTCAACCCTGGGTGCAGGAGGGGTTGGCGTCGGGTCCCGATTTTCGGCATTGGCTCCGGCGGCTGCCGCTGCGAAGGGGACAGAGCCAGCTTGCTTTGCTCCCGGGATACGAGCGCTGGGCGCTGGAACTGGTCCGGCGCGGGGACTACGACGAGTTCTGGAAACAACCCGGATTCGCCATCGAGGAGTTTCTGGAGCAGCACTCGGACGTCCCCATCCTCCTGATCGGAGGGTGGTACGACTCCTACACCCGCGCCACGCTGGAGGCCTTCCAGACCCTGAGGCGAGCCAAGAAGGGACCGGTGAAGGTGGTCATGGGTCCCTGGGTGCACGGCACCTACACCACCGAAGAGCAGATCTCCGGTGACGTTGATCTGGGGCCCGAGGCTCCTCTGGAGAGTCTGGACCGCCTCCATCTGGACTGGTTCGACCAGTGGCTCAAGGGCCGGGAGACGGCTGCGGCCCGCATGCCGGCCGTCCGTTGGTTCCTCATGGGGGGCGGCAGCGGGCGCAGGACACGCCTGGGGAATCTGGATCACGGCGGGCACTGGCGCGAGGGAGACGGCTGGCCGCTGCCGCTGGCGGCGCCCACGCCCTACTATCTCCACCCGGACCGGACCCTGTCGCCCGAGCCTTCGGAACGGAAGGAGTCCTCCACCAGCTATTCCTACGATCCGCGGCGTCCGGTCCCCACCATTGGCGGGAATTTCTCCTCTCTGAGCTACGTCCATCCCTGGCCCGACGGGGTCCGGCCGGAATCGGTCCCCACGCCGACCATGGTGGAGACCGTGACCCCGGCCGGGGGATTCGACCAGACCGAGGGCCCGGACTTCTTCGGATGCACGCCGCCCTATCTGCCCCTGGGCTCCCGTCCCGACGTACTGGTGTTCGAGACCTCTCCGCTGGAGGAGGATCTGGAGATCGCGGGTCCAATAGAAGTCGAACTCTGGGTCTCCTCCTCCGCGCGGGACACGGACTTCACCGCCAAGCTCATCGACGTCTACCCGCCCGGCCCGGACTACCCGCTGGGCTATGCGTTGAACCTGAGTGACAGCATCGTCAGGATCCGATACCGGGAGGGCGGCGGCACGGCCCGGCACCTGGAGCCGGGAGAGGTGGCGTCCATAACAATCGTCCTCTATCCCACGGCCAACGTGTTCCGGAAGGGACACCGGATTCGCCTGGACGTCTCTTCCAGCAACTTCCCACGGTTCGACGTCAATCCCAACACGGGGGAGCCGCTGGGCCGGGAACGGAGTTGGACCATCGCCCGCAACACGGTATTCCATGACCGGAGCCGGCCGTCACACGTCACGCTTCCCCTCCTCGTCCGGTGA
- a CDS encoding TonB-dependent receptor, giving the protein MSRVLSLSLVLALTCIPLLAQENVGTVTGAVRDESGGVVPGAEVSITNVATGIVTDTITSDAGIYAFNSVAIGEYRLTTTMPGFRTLEQSGIRVVSGEVLTADVTLSVGDVAETVEVMATLPTIEKQSNKAGYARVNEEIARLPIAISNNNRQALSFLRTMPGVSYNPNNTNENDAMSRAFIHGTPNASPSYTIDGVRAGSSTHQNARDDTAPIPEMVQEFRLDTNTNAEHGWDSGVAITLIFKSGTNDLHGDLFWYFRNDILDARPWLAPRKSVTRQNDYGFVLGGPIWKNRMFFFGGFDGYKLRTAPGDGVRTVPTAAMRSGDFSEILGPEIGTDALGRPIHRGAIYDPMTTRSDGQGGFIRDPFPNNMIPADRFSTVTKNLISRIGLPNRPGVTNNWIGGLTSTPVNKTSYYLKVDHQLDEAGDHRLTVGWEQSWRESRSNYAPVFDESISSLHKNDEVQYRYRFNYHYTIRPNVLFNLRTGVTRTPRVIGTQGLANDNTGAEVGIKGVPGPIAPQVGVQGQSAYGPIFQKLIDPSQTVPANMDVTWVKGSHNFKVGAAYLLSVSKQNLALFDQGSFSFSALETGLPGNANTGFGFASKLLGEVDSAFVWSQRDFRHNGGAWGIYFQDSWRATPKLTVNYGLRNDVFVPLGETYDRIGAFDPTIPNPGAGGLPGALSFWGDGPGRNGYKRIADTLWSQWGPRLGFAYSPDDNTVVRASAAYMYFPLFGAMTSGFNTPFMGWALDPSVRSLDGGLTPAFNWDGGYPDPIPALPVLEPDFANGQAAQALNRDDIKAGRTLTLNAGLERDLGGGLAIRANYHGKFNRNLPSNDSVRLNQLSVGNLSLGSLLQAQIGSPQAEAAGISAPYPGFSGPVAQALRPFPHMLDIQQRAAPVNNLTYHALVLSVQKRYGHGLSFMLNHTISKAIGDVNFSQQGHGFTRAQHTSQRGFRFVYEEDRPQNLSLSWLYELPFGPGKAFFNGGNLFTRYFLSGWTLGFQHNYFSGTPINVRSRVRYPGGFGAIWPVLVLNAQVKTNTICGEYSPGGKFLNVNAFMNAAPWTLGNVRSLPRDRQCSYFNENATLQKDTHVNEDVRVRLGVDFFNVFNRHIWGGLNTDTGNAAGFGRFGSTSRPRFIQLHLSVHF; this is encoded by the coding sequence ATGAGTAGAGTATTGAGTCTAAGCTTGGTTCTGGCGCTCACCTGCATTCCCCTGCTGGCGCAGGAGAACGTGGGAACCGTGACCGGGGCGGTTCGCGATGAGAGCGGCGGCGTGGTGCCGGGAGCGGAAGTCTCCATCACCAACGTCGCCACCGGCATCGTGACCGACACCATCACCAGCGACGCCGGGATCTACGCCTTCAATTCGGTGGCGATCGGAGAGTACCGGCTCACCACCACCATGCCCGGCTTCAGAACTCTGGAGCAGAGCGGGATCCGCGTGGTCTCGGGAGAGGTCTTGACCGCCGACGTGACGTTGTCGGTGGGCGACGTGGCCGAGACCGTGGAAGTAATGGCGACGCTTCCCACCATCGAGAAGCAGTCGAACAAGGCCGGATACGCCCGGGTGAACGAGGAGATCGCCCGTCTTCCCATAGCGATCTCCAACAACAACCGCCAGGCGCTCTCGTTCCTGCGCACCATGCCGGGCGTATCCTACAACCCCAATAACACCAATGAAAACGACGCCATGAGCAGGGCCTTCATTCATGGCACGCCCAATGCTTCCCCCAGCTACACCATTGATGGTGTCCGGGCGGGCAGCTCCACGCACCAGAATGCCCGGGACGACACGGCGCCGATTCCCGAAATGGTCCAGGAGTTCCGGCTCGACACCAACACGAATGCGGAGCATGGCTGGGACAGCGGCGTGGCGATCACCCTGATCTTCAAGTCGGGCACCAACGACTTGCACGGCGACCTTTTCTGGTATTTCCGAAACGACATCCTCGACGCCCGTCCGTGGCTGGCCCCGCGCAAGAGCGTCACGCGTCAAAATGACTATGGTTTCGTCCTGGGTGGCCCTATCTGGAAGAACCGCATGTTCTTCTTCGGCGGGTTTGACGGCTACAAGCTGCGGACCGCTCCGGGGGACGGGGTGCGGACCGTTCCCACTGCGGCCATGCGCAGTGGCGACTTCAGCGAGATCCTGGGTCCCGAGATCGGGACCGACGCTCTGGGCCGGCCGATCCACCGGGGCGCCATCTACGACCCCATGACCACTCGCTCGGACGGTCAGGGCGGGTTCATTCGAGACCCGTTCCCCAACAACATGATTCCTGCGGATCGTTTCAGCACGGTCACCAAGAACCTGATATCACGGATCGGACTGCCCAATCGGCCGGGTGTGACCAACAACTGGATCGGCGGCCTGACCTCCACCCCGGTCAACAAGACCTCCTACTACCTGAAGGTCGATCATCAGCTTGACGAGGCGGGCGACCACCGGCTCACGGTCGGATGGGAGCAGTCCTGGAGGGAATCCCGGTCAAATTACGCCCCAGTCTTCGACGAATCCATCTCCAGTCTTCACAAAAACGACGAGGTCCAGTACCGCTATCGCTTCAATTACCACTACACGATCCGGCCCAACGTCCTGTTCAACCTTCGCACCGGCGTCACCCGGACGCCGCGGGTCATCGGTACCCAGGGTCTGGCCAACGACAATACGGGGGCGGAAGTTGGCATCAAGGGAGTGCCGGGACCCATTGCGCCGCAAGTCGGCGTTCAGGGCCAGAGTGCCTACGGGCCCATCTTCCAGAAACTCATCGACCCCAGCCAGACCGTCCCGGCCAACATGGACGTGACCTGGGTCAAGGGTTCCCACAACTTCAAAGTCGGCGCCGCCTATCTTCTTTCCGTCTCCAAGCAGAACCTGGCCCTCTTCGATCAGGGGTCGTTCAGTTTCTCCGCCCTGGAGACAGGATTGCCAGGCAACGCCAACACCGGGTTCGGTTTCGCCAGCAAGTTGCTGGGCGAAGTGGACTCGGCATTCGTATGGAGTCAACGCGACTTTCGTCACAATGGGGGGGCCTGGGGCATCTACTTTCAGGACTCGTGGCGCGCCACCCCCAAGTTGACCGTCAACTACGGTCTCCGGAACGATGTTTTCGTTCCTTTGGGCGAGACCTACGACCGCATCGGAGCCTTCGATCCCACCATTCCCAACCCGGGAGCGGGGGGACTTCCCGGAGCCCTCTCGTTCTGGGGAGACGGCCCGGGAAGAAACGGGTACAAGCGGATTGCGGACACGCTCTGGAGCCAATGGGGACCCCGTTTGGGATTCGCCTATTCTCCGGATGACAACACGGTCGTCCGGGCCAGCGCCGCCTACATGTACTTTCCACTCTTCGGCGCCATGACAAGCGGGTTCAACACGCCTTTCATGGGTTGGGCTTTGGATCCGTCGGTCAGGAGCCTCGACGGCGGTCTTACCCCGGCGTTCAACTGGGACGGCGGATACCCGGATCCCATCCCGGCCCTGCCCGTCCTGGAACCGGATTTCGCCAACGGCCAAGCGGCACAGGCTCTCAACCGGGACGACATCAAGGCGGGGCGCACTTTGACCCTCAATGCCGGGTTGGAGCGGGATCTGGGCGGGGGACTGGCCATTCGGGCCAACTACCACGGCAAGTTCAACCGCAATCTGCCCAGCAACGACTCGGTGCGGCTAAACCAGCTCAGTGTCGGAAACTTGAGTTTGGGGAGCCTTCTGCAGGCCCAGATCGGTTCACCGCAGGCGGAGGCCGCCGGGATCAGCGCTCCTTATCCAGGATTCTCGGGACCGGTCGCCCAGGCGCTCAGGCCATTCCCGCACATGCTGGACATCCAGCAGCGGGCCGCGCCTGTGAACAATCTGACCTACCATGCCTTGGTCCTGTCGGTGCAAAAGCGGTATGGACACGGGCTGAGCTTCATGCTCAACCATACGATTTCCAAGGCCATCGGAGATGTCAACTTCTCCCAGCAGGGGCATGGGTTCACAAGGGCCCAGCACACCTCGCAGCGGGGTTTCCGATTTGTGTACGAGGAAGATCGGCCCCAGAACCTCTCTCTGAGTTGGCTGTATGAACTGCCGTTCGGGCCGGGAAAGGCCTTTTTCAATGGAGGGAATCTTTTCACCAGATATTTTCTCAGCGGTTGGACCCTCGGCTTTCAGCACAACTACTTTTCCGGGACCCCGATCAATGTCAGAAGCCGGGTCAGGTATCCGGGAGGCTTCGGAGCCATCTGGCCGGTTCTGGTTCTGAATGCGCAGGTCAAGACCAACACCATCTGCGGGGAATACAGTCCTGGCGGGAAATTCCTGAACGTCAACGCGTTCATGAATGCTGCTCCTTGGACTTTGGGGAACGTCCGATCGTTGCCCAGGGATCGGCAGTGCAGTTATTTCAATGAGAACGCGACTCTCCAGAAGGACACTCACGTCAATGAGGACGTGAGGGTTCGCCTGGGGGTTGATTTCTTCAACGTGTTCAACCGCCACATCTGGGGCGGCCTGAACACCGACACCGGAAACGCGGCGGGATTCGGCCGGTTCGGCTCCACGTCACGTCCCCGGTTCATCCAGCTGCATCTCTCGGTCCACTTCTGA
- a CDS encoding PQQ-binding-like beta-propeller repeat protein → MMTRNRAGIVRVSFILLGATLLAATGLHPVSAGDWKMWGGTPDRNMVSDEKGMPHEWDVSSGKNIRWKTPLGSQTYGNPVISDGRIFIGTNNEAHHRPAITGDKGVIVCMEEATGKIMWQATHDKLPTGRVNDWPEQGICSSPFVDGDRIYYVSNRAELVCADVEGFLDGENDGPFQDEKYREKEDADIVWVYDMIEELGVFPHNLATSSPVGAGDLIFLLTSNGVDEGHLDLPMPDAPAFIAVHKKTGELVWERSDPGENTLHGQWSSPTYGMVKGKPQAIFAGGDGWCYAYEPQSGELIWKFDLNPKASEWKLGGRGTRNNIISTPVLYEDKVLLSVGQDPEHGEGPGHLFSIDATQTGDITEKGRIWHVGGEDFRRSMSTVAIGDGLLYAADLTGFLYCLDLATGKRHWRYDMLAAVWGSPYLVDGKVYLGDEDGDVVVLEHGTTMKELAVNEMGDSVYTTAVAANGVLYITNRNTLFAVAETAK, encoded by the coding sequence ATGATGACTAGGAATCGAGCCGGGATTGTGCGTGTTTCGTTCATTCTGTTGGGAGCAACACTGCTTGCCGCAACGGGTCTTCATCCGGTCTCCGCGGGGGACTGGAAAATGTGGGGCGGGACTCCTGACCGGAACATGGTCTCGGATGAGAAGGGGATGCCTCACGAGTGGGACGTCTCCAGCGGCAAGAACATCCGGTGGAAAACGCCGCTGGGGTCCCAGACCTACGGCAATCCCGTGATCTCCGACGGACGGATCTTCATCGGCACCAACAACGAGGCGCATCACCGGCCCGCAATCACGGGCGACAAGGGAGTGATCGTCTGTATGGAGGAAGCCACCGGGAAGATCATGTGGCAGGCCACCCACGACAAGCTCCCCACGGGCCGGGTCAACGACTGGCCGGAACAGGGGATCTGTTCTTCTCCGTTCGTGGACGGGGACCGGATCTACTACGTCAGCAACCGGGCCGAATTGGTCTGCGCCGACGTGGAAGGGTTCCTGGACGGGGAGAACGACGGTCCGTTCCAGGACGAGAAGTACCGGGAGAAGGAAGACGCGGACATCGTCTGGGTCTACGACATGATCGAGGAACTGGGTGTGTTCCCGCACAACCTGGCCACCTCCTCCCCGGTGGGAGCCGGCGACCTGATTTTCCTGCTCACCTCCAATGGCGTGGACGAGGGACACCTGGACCTCCCCATGCCCGACGCGCCCGCGTTCATCGCCGTGCACAAGAAGACCGGCGAATTGGTCTGGGAGCGGAGCGACCCGGGTGAAAACACCCTGCACGGACAATGGTCGTCACCCACGTACGGGATGGTCAAGGGCAAGCCCCAAGCCATTTTTGCCGGGGGCGACGGCTGGTGCTACGCCTATGAGCCGCAGAGCGGAGAACTGATCTGGAAGTTTGATCTCAATCCCAAGGCCTCCGAGTGGAAACTGGGAGGGCGCGGCACTCGCAACAACATCATCTCCACGCCGGTCCTCTACGAGGACAAGGTCCTGCTCAGCGTGGGGCAGGACCCCGAGCACGGCGAGGGTCCCGGTCACCTCTTTTCCATCGACGCGACACAGACCGGCGACATCACTGAGAAGGGGCGGATCTGGCACGTGGGCGGGGAAGACTTTCGCCGCAGCATGTCCACTGTCGCCATTGGGGACGGCCTTCTCTATGCGGCCGATCTGACCGGATTCCTCTACTGCCTGGATCTCGCCACCGGAAAACGGCACTGGCGCTACGACATGCTGGCTGCGGTCTGGGGGTCGCCCTATCTGGTGGACGGCAAGGTCTACCTGGGAGATGAAGACGGCGACGTGGTGGTGCTGGAGCACGGCACGACGATGAAGGAGCTGGCCGTCAACGAGATGGGAGATTCGGTCTACACGACGGCGGTCGCCGCCAACGGGGTGCTCTACATCACGAATCGGAACACCCTGTTCGCGGTCGCCGAAACGGCGAAATGA
- a CDS encoding OmpA family protein, producing the protein MAIGAVLILALMAGFFGYQWWKQLDALERQNAQVTQTLAKVLQRLEQVEEKTGQALDRAQEAELSALEAARGKDAADSARRQAERDRTEARRQAEVARIEADLAQEEAKAAREESERIRREREEELNRLHEVLSGIVETRRTALGMVMNLGSDAVEFDFDKSTLRPENRELLSRIAGVLLTSKGYRVQIHGHTDDIGSNEYNQRLSERRAKAVRDYLVDSGIDPGIVSTKGHGKTSPLAPGTTPRVRAKNRRVEIGIIDTTINYGQVVADP; encoded by the coding sequence ATGGCCATTGGCGCCGTCCTCATATTGGCTCTCATGGCCGGCTTCTTTGGCTATCAGTGGTGGAAGCAGTTGGACGCCCTGGAGCGTCAAAACGCCCAGGTGACCCAGACGTTGGCGAAGGTTCTCCAACGCTTGGAGCAGGTGGAGGAAAAGACTGGCCAAGCTCTGGATCGAGCCCAAGAGGCGGAACTCAGCGCCCTGGAGGCAGCCCGGGGCAAGGACGCGGCGGATTCGGCCCGGCGCCAGGCGGAGCGGGACCGGACTGAGGCTCGCCGACAGGCGGAAGTTGCCCGGATAGAAGCCGATCTTGCCCAAGAAGAGGCGAAAGCCGCCCGGGAGGAATCGGAGCGGATCCGCCGGGAACGTGAAGAGGAGCTGAATCGCCTCCACGAGGTCTTGAGCGGGATCGTCGAAACCCGCCGGACTGCTCTCGGCATGGTGATGAACCTGGGCAGCGACGCCGTCGAGTTCGATTTCGACAAGTCGACTCTACGCCCCGAGAACCGGGAGCTGCTGAGCCGGATCGCCGGCGTTCTCCTCACCTCCAAGGGTTACCGGGTCCAGATCCACGGGCACACCGACGACATCGGCAGCAACGAATACAACCAGAGGCTCTCGGAGCGGCGGGCCAAGGCAGTTCGTGACTACCTGGTGGATTCCGGAATCGATCCCGGCATCGTGAGCACCAAAGGCCACGGAAAGACCAGCCCGTTGGCGCCGGGGACCACGCCCAGGGTCCGGGCGAAGAACCGGCGGGTCGAAATCGGGATCATCGACACGACCATCAACTACGGACAGGTCGTCGCCGACCCCTGA
- a CDS encoding pyridoxal-phosphate dependent enzyme produces MWKYRRYLPVRDTRHILTLGEGSTPLVKLNGGPFLKMEQLNPSGSYKDRFASSAVSWMRQQGLRSCLATSSGNTGSALAAYCARAGIPCHIFLVETTPAGKAVQMLAYGAVLKRVRGFGLDPAASRDVMERLQREAPARSAALQISAFTFSPEGMDGVKTIGYEIADDLDEVDDVFVPIGGGGLLTAIARGFDDYFRDGRISRAPRIHAVQPRGCATVTGPLDRGETQAVEVECTSVISGLQVPNVIDAQLALDVVLETGGSGQSVSDQEVFRAQETLFSRGVYCEPAGATAYAGYLKARSEGSVSASSRTVCIVTGHGFKDLGSVERAVSSRSIPMVELDRLLD; encoded by the coding sequence ATGTGGAAATACCGCCGATACCTTCCGGTCCGCGATACCCGGCACATCCTCACCCTGGGTGAAGGCTCCACGCCCCTGGTCAAGCTGAACGGCGGACCCTTCCTGAAGATGGAGCAGCTCAACCCCTCCGGCTCCTACAAGGACCGGTTCGCCAGTTCTGCCGTCTCCTGGATGAGACAGCAGGGGCTGAGGTCCTGTCTGGCCACCTCCTCGGGCAACACCGGTTCCGCCCTGGCGGCCTACTGCGCCCGAGCCGGCATCCCCTGCCACATTTTTCTGGTGGAGACCACTCCGGCCGGGAAGGCGGTTCAGATGCTGGCGTACGGGGCGGTCCTGAAGCGGGTCCGGGGTTTCGGATTGGATCCGGCGGCCAGCCGCGACGTGATGGAACGGTTGCAGCGGGAGGCGCCGGCCAGAAGCGCCGCACTCCAGATCTCCGCCTTCACCTTCAGCCCCGAGGGGATGGACGGGGTCAAGACCATCGGCTACGAGATCGCCGACGACTTGGACGAGGTTGATGACGTCTTCGTACCCATCGGGGGCGGGGGCCTGTTGACGGCCATTGCCCGAGGGTTCGACGACTATTTCCGCGACGGGCGGATCTCCCGGGCGCCCCGGATTCACGCCGTCCAGCCCCGAGGCTGCGCCACCGTCACCGGACCGCTGGACCGGGGGGAAACCCAAGCGGTGGAGGTGGAGTGCACGTCGGTCATCTCGGGTCTTCAGGTCCCCAATGTCATCGACGCTCAACTGGCCCTGGACGTCGTCCTGGAGACGGGCGGCAGCGGGCAGTCCGTGAGCGACCAGGAAGTCTTCCGCGCCCAGGAGACGCTGTTCAGCCGGGGCGTCTACTGCGAGCCTGCCGGAGCCACCGCTTACGCCGGTTATCTGAAGGCCCGTTCAGAAGGATCGGTGTCCGCTTCGAGCCGGACCGTCTGCATCGTGACGGGGCACGGTTTCAAGGACCTGGGCTCGGTGGAGCGGGCCGTCAGCTCCCGGTCCATCCCCATGGTGGAACTGGACCGGCTCCTGGATTGA
- a CDS encoding PQQ-binding-like beta-propeller repeat protein: MRILGVVSLAWITIHPAVAADWPYWRGPNQNGAAPETAAVTSWDQGGEGLLWKFDEGGRTTPIILGDRLFAILPVGEGPERAERIVALDALTGRKLWEKRFNVFHTDIVENRVGWTALVGDPESGRIYAHATGGEFFCLTRDGHEVWKVSMTEELGRISGYGGRLHTPILDEDRVVVSYLNSSWGNLARPLHRYVAFHRKSGDIQWWAAPGGQPLDTTYSTPVTAVMGGRRMLVAATADGNAYGMLARNGEKRWTFRLSKRGLNASVVVDGDRAYLSHSEENLHTSRMGSIVCIDGTGTGDITDSGVVWRHDGHTFGYASPAIANGRLYAVDNSANLFCMDAASGEIHWEYNMGRVGKGSPVVTSDGVIYVGEQNGIFHILRDEGNRCVSLDKEVFERPDGTVDEIFGSPAVVGGRVYFMTRYGIYCLGTSGRQVATLETPPAPPETARPEPGSKNSLRVVPAEATLRPGEQIRLNALQFDSVGSAPSPASVKWSVKGVSGAIVPDGTFTASNRQAFSGGLVTATGSSGLSAAARIRIAPDLPINEDFESLAAGSVPPGWVGVASKTQVVEAEGKALKKLASKARPSPPFMRLRAYATPPIPGGYTVEADLLGKLARKRFKPDMGLINSRYRFIMMGMRKRLRIETWSPLPRLRHDVAFPWDPDVWYRAKFSVLLEDGQAQVRAKVWPRQEPEPEAWSIEVLDPHPNREGSAGLYGYSVGTTSKSDGPEILFDNFKVVKNDD; the protein is encoded by the coding sequence TTGAGAATTCTTGGAGTCGTTTCCCTGGCTTGGATCACCATCCACCCGGCCGTCGCCGCAGACTGGCCCTATTGGCGCGGGCCGAACCAGAATGGTGCGGCCCCGGAGACGGCCGCCGTCACCTCCTGGGATCAGGGTGGAGAGGGTCTTCTCTGGAAGTTCGACGAAGGCGGCCGGACCACGCCCATCATATTGGGGGACCGGCTCTTCGCCATCCTGCCGGTGGGAGAAGGACCTGAGCGGGCGGAGCGGATCGTGGCGCTCGACGCCCTTACCGGCCGCAAACTCTGGGAGAAACGGTTCAACGTCTTCCATACCGACATCGTGGAGAACCGGGTGGGGTGGACCGCCCTGGTGGGTGACCCCGAATCGGGCCGGATCTATGCGCACGCCACCGGGGGAGAGTTCTTCTGCCTCACCCGCGACGGCCATGAGGTCTGGAAGGTCTCCATGACGGAGGAGCTGGGCCGGATCAGCGGTTACGGGGGGCGCCTGCACACTCCGATCCTGGACGAAGACCGGGTCGTGGTGAGCTACCTCAACTCGAGTTGGGGAAATTTGGCTCGGCCGCTCCATCGATATGTGGCCTTCCACAGAAAAAGCGGGGACATCCAGTGGTGGGCGGCGCCGGGGGGACAGCCGTTGGACACCACCTACTCCACCCCGGTGACGGCCGTGATGGGAGGCCGGCGGATGCTGGTGGCGGCGACGGCCGACGGAAACGCCTATGGCATGCTGGCCCGCAACGGAGAAAAGCGGTGGACGTTCCGTCTCAGCAAACGGGGCCTCAACGCATCCGTCGTGGTGGACGGAGACCGGGCCTACCTGTCTCACAGCGAAGAGAACCTGCACACCTCCAGGATGGGGAGCATCGTCTGTATCGATGGAACCGGGACGGGGGACATCACCGATAGCGGCGTCGTCTGGCGGCATGACGGTCACACCTTCGGGTATGCCTCGCCTGCCATCGCCAACGGCCGGCTCTACGCCGTGGACAACAGCGCGAACCTCTTCTGCATGGACGCCGCCAGCGGCGAGATCCATTGGGAATACAACATGGGCCGGGTCGGCAAGGGTTCACCGGTGGTGACCAGCGACGGCGTGATCTACGTGGGAGAACAGAACGGCATCTTCCACATCCTCCGCGACGAGGGGAACCGATGCGTCTCCCTGGACAAGGAGGTATTCGAGAGGCCCGACGGCACCGTGGACGAGATCTTCGGCTCTCCGGCCGTGGTCGGCGGACGCGTCTACTTCATGACCCGATACGGCATCTACTGTCTGGGGACATCGGGCCGGCAAGTAGCAACTCTGGAGACGCCTCCGGCTCCGCCCGAGACGGCGCGCCCCGAACCGGGATCCAAGAACAGTCTTCGGGTCGTGCCGGCGGAAGCGACTCTGAGGCCCGGCGAGCAGATCCGCCTGAACGCACTCCAATTCGACTCGGTCGGCTCGGCTCCGTCGCCGGCCAGCGTCAAGTGGTCGGTGAAGGGCGTGTCCGGAGCCATCGTGCCGGACGGAACATTCACTGCCTCGAACCGGCAGGCATTCTCAGGGGGGCTGGTGACCGCCACGGGTTCGAGTGGACTGAGCGCCGCCGCACGGATCCGGATCGCGCCCGACCTGCCGATCAACGAGGACTTCGAGTCGCTGGCGGCCGGCTCCGTGCCGCCCGGCTGGGTGGGCGTGGCCTCCAAGACTCAAGTGGTCGAGGCGGAAGGCAAGGCGCTCAAGAAGCTGGCCTCCAAGGCCCGGCCTTCCCCGCCCTTCATGAGGCTTCGAGCCTATGCCACTCCCCCCATCCCGGGAGGATATACGGTGGAGGCGGACCTCCTCGGCAAGTTGGCCCGCAAGCGTTTCAAGCCGGACATGGGCCTCATCAACAGCCGCTACCGCTTCATCATGATGGGAATGAGGAAGAGGCTTCGGATCGAGACCTGGTCGCCGCTGCCTCGCCTGAGGCACGACGTGGCCTTCCCCTGGGATCCGGACGTCTGGTATCGAGCCAAGTTCTCGGTGTTGCTGGAGGATGGACAGGCCCAGGTGCGAGCCAAGGTCTGGCCCCGGCAAGAACCGGAGCCCGAGGCGTGGAGCATCGAGGTTCTGGACCCGCATCCGAATCGGGAGGGGAGCGCCGGGCTTTACGGCTACTCCGTCGGCACCACATCCAAGAGTGACGGTCCCGAGATTCTCTTCGATAACTTCAAGGTGGTGAAGAATGATGACTAG